One window of the Nitrospirota bacterium genome contains the following:
- a CDS encoding cytochrome c → MKLANAILGGVLAIGFMAPVAMGVEKDVTKPRVPAGEIAAAKAVKPPVDISSAAVIAKGKEIFNGKGGCFSCHGPEGKGDGIAAAGMEPSPRNFTNKQFDSLRTPGEMMWVLKNGSPNTPMIAVIPAQITESEGWEVIAYERSLGK, encoded by the coding sequence ATGAAATTAGCCAATGCAATTTTAGGTGGAGTTTTAGCAATCGGCTTTATGGCTCCGGTCGCAATGGGTGTGGAAAAAGATGTTACCAAGCCTCGCGTTCCTGCCGGCGAAATTGCCGCTGCCAAAGCTGTAAAACCTCCAGTTGATATTTCTTCAGCCGCGGTCATCGCGAAGGGGAAAGAAATTTTTAATGGAAAAGGGGGATGTTTCAGCTGTCACGGTCCCGAAGGTAAAGGGGATGGAATTGCCGCTGCCGGAATGGAACCGTCACCCCGCAATTTCACCAACAAACAATTTGACAGTCTGAGAACTCCGGGCGAAATGATGTGGGTGCTTAAAAATGGAAGTCCCAACACGCCCATGATCGCTGTGATTCCCGCCCAGATTACTGAGTCAGAAGGATGGGAAGTCATCGCATACGAAAGAAGCCTTGGCAAATAA
- a CDS encoding NUDIX hydrolase: MELEFIRHPGAAAVVPLTEDGNVVLIYQYRYAAGGYLYEIPAGKLHSGEDPLECAKRELKEETGYEAETFQKLLSFLTTPGFCDEVIHIYLAESLTLGSQNLEESEVLEVKKMPLDKALEMIKTGQIQDGKTIIGLQNAYLKLKK; this comes from the coding sequence ATGGAACTGGAATTCATCCGGCATCCGGGCGCCGCGGCGGTCGTCCCACTTACAGAAGATGGGAACGTCGTCTTGATTTATCAATACCGGTATGCGGCCGGTGGATATCTCTATGAAATTCCGGCGGGTAAGCTTCATTCAGGCGAGGATCCTCTCGAGTGCGCAAAAAGAGAGTTGAAAGAAGAGACCGGTTACGAGGCTGAAACATTTCAAAAGTTGCTTTCCTTTTTGACTACACCCGGTTTTTGCGATGAAGTCATTCATATCTATCTGGCGGAGTCACTTACTTTGGGATCTCAGAATCTGGAGGAAAGCGAAGTGCTCGAAGTGAAAAAAATGCCACTTGATAAGGCCCTTGAAATGATTAAAACCGGGCAAATTCAGGATGGCAAGACGATTATTGGCCTGCAAAACGCCTATTTGAAGTTAAAAAAGTAA
- a CDS encoding ABC transporter permease codes for MLAVSVCFLVLLSGMTLTGPYLSPYLYDQQDPHALLSPPTRQHWMGTDKLGRDLLTRLMKGGRLSILIGVTTASSALLIGTIFGGISGYFGKRVDQVMMRIVDVVFALPDLLLIILMMLLFGRGFLGIFFALSIVSWVTVARLVRGEVQRIKGEAYFDAAQALGGSHYRLLFRHMIPNILGPLMVTLTYRVPAAILAESSLSFIGLGLAPPSASWGIMANDGWSSMRFYPHLILFPSMAIFLTILSLNTVGDWLRDYLDPRNSRR; via the coding sequence ACGGGTCCTTATTTGTCTCCCTATCTATATGACCAGCAGGATCCTCATGCCCTTCTTTCTCCACCCACCCGTCAGCACTGGATGGGAACCGATAAATTGGGAAGAGATCTGTTGACCCGCCTCATGAAAGGGGGAAGACTTTCCATCTTGATCGGAGTGACTACGGCGTCTTCCGCGCTGCTCATTGGGACAATCTTTGGAGGAATATCCGGATATTTTGGAAAAAGAGTGGACCAGGTCATGATGAGGATCGTCGATGTGGTCTTTGCGCTTCCGGATCTTCTCCTGATCATTTTAATGATGCTTCTGTTCGGGAGAGGATTTCTCGGAATCTTTTTCGCCCTGTCGATTGTGAGTTGGGTGACTGTTGCCAGACTGGTGCGGGGTGAAGTGCAAAGGATAAAGGGAGAGGCCTATTTTGATGCGGCACAGGCCCTCGGGGGGAGCCATTACCGGCTTCTTTTTCGTCATATGATTCCGAATATTCTGGGTCCGTTAATGGTCACCCTCACCTATCGCGTTCCGGCGGCGATTCTTGCGGAGTCTTCTCTCAGTTTTATTGGATTGGGCCTTGCCCCTCCGTCTGCAAGCTGGGGAATCATGGCCAACGACGGGTGGAGCAGCATGAGGTTTTATCCGCATCTCATACTTTTCCCTTCGATGGCCATCTTTCTAACCATTCTTTCTCTGAATACGGTGGGGGACTGGCTGAGAGATTATCTGGATCCCCGAAATTCCAGACGGTAA